The stretch of DNA CCAGTGTGTTGAAGAAGCACATTCGTTCACATACTGGAGAACGACCTTATCCATGTGGCCCGTGCGGCTTTTCCTTCAAAACCAAGAGTAATTTGTATAAACACAGAAAATCCCATGCCCATGCTATTAAAGCAGGACTTGTTCCATTTTCTGAACATGCAGCTACACGTGCAGACATGGATCAGGCCTCTTTAGTTGGAGAGGCAGACATACATTCAGATGTAGAACAAAGTACAGATACAGAGGAAGAAACCACAGAGGGTCTTCTATTCCAGGACAACATTTGCCAAATTCCACAGATATCATTTGAGTCTGAGTCAAGCACAATGGAAATGATTGGGCAACCAGCATATGCAGATTCAGCAGAGGAGTCATCTCTGGCATCTATGAAAGTGCCTATCTTAATTATTCCCAAACAGGGGATCCCATCAACATTAATGGAATGCACTGATTCTCAAGCTGTTCAAGGCGATGAGTCCCACGCTATCAAACAGAGGTTTGCTTTGAggcttaatgaaaaaaaaggccAGGACTCAGAGCAGTCTCTTAATCTTTTGAGCCCACATAGCAAAGGCAGTACAGATTCAGGCTATTTCTCAAGGTCTGAGAGTGCAGATCAACAAATCAGCCCACCCAACACCAATGCAAAGTCCTATGAAGAGATCATGTTTGGAAGGTATTACAGGCCCAATGCCAGACTGAGACAGTCCATCACTGTGGGAATGGCAACCGGTCAAGACAATAATGTCATCAATATGCAGGAGTCTGATGCTATGCTGGATGTCGGAATGAGATCACTGGAACACAGGTTCTTGACAGGTGACAGTTCAGACTTGCAAATGTTACCTAGATGTGACATAAAAGTATATGCCACTGATCCTCACCACAACAGTAGTCTTTTAGAAGCTCCTTCTGATTCAGGGCCTCTGATGCGTAGCAACTCAATGCCAACATCCTCCCTAACAAACCTTAGTGTTCCACCAGGCCTTAAAATGAGTCACTCATTTGATGAAATGATGACTCCAGATGATGTCTTCTATCCTGGTGCAGCTAATTTACGGAGACTGAGGAGACAAGCTGCTTTTGAACATTCGGCTCATGAGGGACATGCAGATTCAGAGAACATAGGTGTTTTTGCAAAGAATACGGTTCCACCATTAAAGTATTGGGACAGAGGTAATCTAATTCAAGATTTTAGGTCCTCAAGAAAAGAATGTGTTCCTGACATGGAAAGAACCCCTTTTGTCTCACACACTTATAGAGTTGAAAGCACCACCAGAAAACGCAGAAAGGAAAAGAGTGTTGGAGATGAGGAAGACTCTGTCGGACATTATGACAATAGTAACAGTGGTTGTGTTGAAATAGTTGGGGATTGTGATTCACATATGGGTCAAGATGTTTCAAGAGGTACATCCACTGGAAAAGGATCCATATGTAGTTCACATAGTCTGACAGACAGTTTTGATAATGTGGCTGGCATTAGTTCTGAAGTTATTATTTCAGATCTTGACCGAAAGGCAACAGGTAATGTTATTTCCGTTATACAGCACACAAACTCATTGAGTAGGCCAAGCTCATTTGAGAAGTCTGAGTCCATTGATCTTCCATCTTATCAAGACAAAGCAAACAGAAAGTTATCAGAGCACTCGGACACTGAAAACATTGAGGATGGCAAAAAACCTGAGTTTGTATTGAGATCTGAAAGCATAGAGCGGCAGCAACAAAGTGAAGGTGAACTGGCTGGTCTGTCACCAAACCAGCAGTATCATATGCCTCATAAACTTGTGAGGCAGCCAAACATTCAAGTGCCCGAAATCAGAGTGACAGAGGAACCAgacaaaccagagagagagccagaggcaGCAGCCAAGGAACCAGAGAAGCAACACATTGAAGAATTCCAGTGGCCTCAAAGAAGTGAAACTCTGTCACAACTCCCAGCAGAAAAGTTACCTCCCAAGAAAAAGCGCCTTCGTCTGGCGGACATGGAATACTCATCTGGTGAATCAAGTTTTGAGTCCACTTGCACAAGTCTATCAAGGAGTCCCAGTCAGGACAGTAATATGTCTCACAGCTCAAGCTTCTCTATGTCATTTGAAAAGGAGGAAAGTATAAAATGCATGTCCCCAACCAAACTGGAGGATTTATGCAAGCAATCAGAGTTTTTAACTGTTCCAGGAAGTggatactctctctctataccaGGCCACCACCACAGGGAAATGCGACGTTCCTCATCAGAACAGGCTCCCTGCACATTACCTGCAGAGGTGCCAGAGATTCGTAGTAAGTCATTTGATTATGGAAGTCTTTCCACCACTTCCAGACAAGGAGAGCTTTATGCAAGTGCTTCATCTTTAAAAGAACGTAGACGGGGTTACCTTGTCAGGCAAGCATCCTTAAGTGTGTACCCTGACACTGCTTTACAGGAACAAAATGTAGAGACAAGTATGAAGCAAGAACATTCTGAGATTGCGCCCCATCTCTCAAGTGTAGGTTGGTATAGTGGTTCCCTTACAACTTCTCATGGTACAACTACTAGTGAAGAACCAAAATCAAAGAGAGCACAAGGATCATCAGACTGGGAAAATTCTACAAAAGAGTCAATACATCAAGAGGCATTGCATCCTTCATCATCCCCAACATTTCAATACTGGGATTCCTTCTCAAAAAGGCAACAACACTCTCTGTCTTACAGTAAACATCACTTACCAAAAGTACATGGCAGACATTCTAGTTTTCTGCCAGTTCACCAACAGCTTCCCCAAACTCTTCACCAAGAACAATGTGATTCAGAGACAGATAGGGGTTGCAGTCCAAGctatcttcatcatcttcactCACATTCCTCTCAAACACCTTCTATAAGTTCAGATTCCTCGCAGCACCCCCAGCCAGTTGTTTCCACTCTTAATGTAAGGTCTGAGTCATCTTTCCCAGGAATGCTGGTCCCTGTCAGAATCCAGACTCATGTGCCATCATACAGTAGCATCATGTACACAAGTGTGTCAGAGATCATGGCTACACATGCACAATGCACAACTTCAAGGATTATATCCACAGAAAACACATTGCCAATTTCACTGACAGGAATAGCGTCAAAGCATAAAACAGGGGTCCACCTATCACACATTTTTGGACATCCACATCCATCTGTGCAATATCCAATCTTGAAAATTCCAGAGTCCCTGTCTGGAAGATTGAACACAGGAATTCCTCTGTCCTTGACATCTGGAACAATATCAACTACAGATGCTTCTTCTGGCATTGGAGCAAGTAAACGTATGTTATCACCAGCCAGTAGCCTAGAACTCTTTATTGAGACCAAACAACAGAAACGGGTCAAAGAGGAGAGAATGTATGGGCAAATAGTGAAAGAACTTAGTGCTGTTGAGCTTAGCAACACAGGTGCAAGTAAAAGTAACAGAAAGCCACCAGATGTTTTACACAATGACGAACAAGACAAAATCACATTACCCCCAACATCTTCATCCTTGCCAATTATGCAAGACACTCAGGATAGGTCAACAGAACAGTTGAATGTTGATGAATCTGTTGCAGAGGCCCACTGTGGTCAAAAAAACACAGTGATGAGAGATGCTCAAGGTGAGAGCAAGCAGGATATGAGCAACAAAATACCAGTCAACATGCTTATACAACTTGCTGCAAATCAAGGTGGTGGTGGCCCTGGCAGCACACTTCTGCTCACTGATTTAGCAGATGTACAACAATTCTTTAAGTTCCCAACTCTTCGGACGACGACTAGTGTGAGCTGGTGCTTCCTTAATTATACCAAGCCAAACCATTCTCAAATAACCCCCTTGAGTTCTGTGTATGGCTCTTGGTGTGTTAGTTCCTACAATCCAAACCCGCTTAGCCTTAGTACAAAGGCCACCTTAGCCCTGCTTTGCTCAAGGCAGAGAACGAACACTGAAACCTATACAACTGCTGCTATGCATCAACTTGGGTCTGGAAAGCTTGTGCCATCTCTCTTGTGGAAGCAGAGGTTTGACCAggtacaaagtgtgtgtgtgtgtgtgtgtgtgtgtgtgtgtgtgtgtgtgtctccatattGTGctaatattgtaatattttttacatttgtgaTTTTCAGTTGACTAATTTATTGTTGTATGTGAATTGTGATGTACATGATGATATAATAACAAAACTGTTACTGTTTAAGTTCATTTGTATCAAGTCAATGTGTATAATATTTGTATAActttatacatttatatttatttttatcattTTAGCTGAAGTCAGAAGTCACTCAGCTAGATTCAGGCAAATATAGTCATCAAAAGAAGTGCACAAGAGAGAATGGAAATGATGACCGTGGAGAAAAAGAGCCTATCTCAAAGCAACCTGAGCCAACTCGCATAAAAATTTTTGAAGGAGGGTACGTCACTTTTTTGCAAACAGTGTTTTTATAAAACTTTACCATAAGTTACCAGGTGTATAGCTGTAATTCAGCTCAATTAGAAGAAGCCAGTAGGGCTATGCAAGAAAGCAAGATCATCAGTGATTTGAAGCAGCtgcatatacagtgggtatagtaagtattcacacccatgctaaagttgactaaaaagaggaatataaaatcatcttttgtgaattgattgtaatgccttaattcaaaaaatgagtaaaaatcaaaccgctaaggacactaattttctttgtgattgaagaatgtatcgtaaatagataaatgttcttccttaaatacaggttgcataagtattcaacccctatgttaaattcccataggagcaggaggattttttatatgtttttatttttaaaggccagctatttcatggatccaggatattatgcatcctgataaagttcccttggcctttggaattaaaatagccccacatcatcacatacccttcaccatagctagagattggcatggtgctttttacagttagccaattagcctgtttgatgctcattgagctcaatgcaaatcaaacaggctaataggctaactggaaaaagcaccatgccaatctctatctatggtgaagggtatgtgatgatgtggggctattttaattccaaaggccaagggaactttatcaggatgcataatatcctggatccatgaaatagctggcctttaaaaataaaaacatataaaaaatcctcctgctcctatgggaatttaacataggggttgaatacttatgcaacctgtatttaaggaagaacatttatctatttacgatacattcttcaatcacaaagaaaattagtgtccttagcggtttgatttttactcattttttgaattaaggcattacaatcaactctcaaaagatgattttatattcctctttttagtcaactttagcatgggtgtgaatacttactatacccactgtagaTGATGAAATAGAATAGATACTAGACCCCCCTTGAGCATGCATTGACTGTTTTAAGActagcctgttttttttttttttaatttcaggtACAAATCTAATGAAGACTATGTTTATGTGCgaggtagaggaagaggaaagtaCATATGTGAAGAGTGTGGAATCCGCTGTAAAAAGCCAAGCATGCTgaaaaaacacattcgcacTCATACTGATGTGAGGCCATATGTCTGCAAATTCTGCAATTTTGCTTTCAAAACTAAAGGTGAGTCTTTAAAATCAATCCTTGCCAATCCTCAACAAGAATAAAATCAGACCTATCACACATCTAGATTTGTTTAGTGAAAatggtcaagtcaagtcaagtcaagtcaagtcaagtcaagtcaagtcaagtcatttatATAGGGGGAATCTTGCCATGCACGTAAGGGTGCGTAAAAAGGTGCATAGCTACACGCATTTCACTCTGCACAAATTCTTCCTTTCGCTTAAATCTGCCATTTACACCTGATAGAGGGAGTTACGCATTTTGGGAGAAGCAACCTCAAAATCTGGGCATTTCTTATACAACTCTTGCTtgcattctgccatggctttAAGCACCTTTCTATCTAAGCGCTCCAGAGGGCTGTATTAAGGTCaagcgccactacaaggtgaaacagcatattgctcgATGTCGGCAGTATTGTTGGCAGTCCccattacagtgtcacacgaCATTGCCTCCtgaggctacattgttaaatagtgaaaatcCAGTTATAATCACCCGCTTTGGATATTGGAGCTCAGCTTACTGATTGAGtttcttcagttttaacttgacgTGAAGTcataattccataccctacttAATTCGAATCTGTCCATTTCCTTCCAACTTCACCGAAGTCATCCGTACATGtgcacagacgtctgcactatTGTCGATTAGTTAGTAGTGGAGGTGGCCATTGTTATGCCAGTCTCTCTACTGCATTCAAAGCTGTAGTTGTCAGTCTACTACAGATTCGTtagcatagataaattga from Sardina pilchardus chromosome 12, fSarPil1.1, whole genome shotgun sequence encodes:
- the hivep2a gene encoding transcription factor HIVEP2a; translated protein: MEHHEPAAEQKCNKETGEKSILQRKWVSEPSPNNRLFSDLDGTNQSELEGVQGGVSGSKSSSLGLKYHPEKGLSSAMSRSSQNNQCPQVNPPSYSQKLPHSYPQQLMQRSVLPGTKPQPSPETRTWHLKCPPSDDMFLEHTHSQGVFPQQKSPSSPVVFVQYSQPGSEQYEEIHKKELKPKKPGKYICNYCGRACAKPSVLKKHIRSHTGERPYPCGPCGFSFKTKSNLYKHRKSHAHAIKAGLVPFSEHAATRADMDQASLVGEADIHSDVEQSTDTEEETTEGLLFQDNICQIPQISFESESSTMEMIGQPAYADSAEESSLASMKVPILIIPKQGIPSTLMECTDSQAVQGDESHAIKQRFALRLNEKKGQDSEQSLNLLSPHSKGSTDSGYFSRSESADQQISPPNTNAKSYEEIMFGRYYRPNARLRQSITVGMATGQDNNVINMQESDAMLDVGMRSLEHRFLTGDSSDLQMLPRCDIKVYATDPHHNSSLLEAPSDSGPLMRSNSMPTSSLTNLSVPPGLKMSHSFDEMMTPDDVFYPGAANLRRLRRQAAFEHSAHEGHADSENIGVFAKNTVPPLKYWDRGNLIQDFRSSRKECVPDMERTPFVSHTYRVESTTRKRRKEKSVGDEEDSVGHYDNSNSGCVEIVGDCDSHMGQDVSRGTSTGKGSICSSHSLTDSFDNVAGISSEVIISDLDRKATGNVISVIQHTNSLSRPSSFEKSESIDLPSYQDKANRKLSEHSDTENIEDGKKPEFVLRSESIERQQQSEGELAGLSPNQQYHMPHKLVRQPNIQVPEIRVTEEPDKPEREPEAAAKEPEKQHIEEFQWPQRSETLSQLPAEKLPPKKKRLRLADMEYSSGESSFESTCTSLSRSPSQDSNMSHSSSFSMSFEKEESIKCMSPTKLEDLCKQSEFLTVPGSGYSLSIPGHHHREMRRSSSEQAPCTLPAEVPEIRSKSFDYGSLSTTSRQGELYASASSLKERRRGYLVRQASLSVYPDTALQEQNVETSMKQEHSEIAPHLSSVGWYSGSLTTSHGTTTSEEPKSKRAQGSSDWENSTKESIHQEALHPSSSPTFQYWDSFSKRQQHSLSYSKHHLPKVHGRHSSFLPVHQQLPQTLHQEQCDSETDRGCSPSYLHHLHSHSSQTPSISSDSSQHPQPVVSTLNVRSESSFPGMLVPVRIQTHVPSYSSIMYTSVSEIMATHAQCTTSRIISTENTLPISLTGIASKHKTGVHLSHIFGHPHPSVQYPILKIPESLSGRLNTGIPLSLTSGTISTTDASSGIGASKRMLSPASSLELFIETKQQKRVKEERMYGQIVKELSAVELSNTGASKSNRKPPDVLHNDEQDKITLPPTSSSLPIMQDTQDRSTEQLNVDESVAEAHCGQKNTVMRDAQGESKQDMSNKIPVNMLIQLAANQGGGGPGSTLLLTDLADVQQFFKFPTLRTTTSVSWCFLNYTKPNHSQITPLSSVYGSWCVSSYNPNPLSLSTKATLALLCSRQRTNTETYTTAAMHQLGSGKLVPSLLWKQRFDQLKSEVTQLDSGKYSHQKKCTRENGNDDRGEKEPISKQPEPTRIKIFEGGYKSNEDYVYVRGRGRGKYICEECGIRCKKPSMLKKHIRTHTDVRPYVCKFCNFAFKTKGNLTKHMKSKAHMKKCLELGVSVTCVDDVEAEEADTAEENPRDSGQFGMADHQFSDADDSDGPDDDGDEIDEDEEDEEEYDGDSTPKTCSRSTSPQPHSLALLAATVVTASQGSSGNVLHSGSKSPLFSYLTSLPSIQVTQLRNYMNQLSVPNSMDEDSNLSPEHTPPSFDLSSSCISSPGCDSSPLREPSPTSQRYLSPKGDLSPRRRLSPRREAYHLRHLSPRRDIFHRDVSPRGDHSPTNLLLPISNIGRPTSPGRELSSRRDLSPRSRYRVRPVSPRRGLHHQNSPWSLGQNLQAEFISLALKTRGPSESGTEQIQKMDCDRNSSGTGTATSHHGLFSHLPLHSQQQIHTPFPMIPIGGIQIVHSVRPSVPGLSHPAHLPLQKNTSKESNANEVFFQVADDSVLSGRLDSSQNQGNILFSLMGKQSLPSVSVLSDKSERDVDEISDKDIKQEESIQTCTKAIASLRIVSEEPIEKSLSTDNLPYQQPSTTSQSLINSEKMASIKKNPSNELDTRQNGSAIPLHSSMENVLSYLPLNSKSGEEKLPLLKSQGERLLNTNRVNNCTEND